Proteins from a genomic interval of Niabella soli DSM 19437:
- a CDS encoding dihydrodipicolinate synthase family protein has translation MNLSYKKLTGLIAAPFTPMNAAGELNLELVPAYYRLLKNNGVSGAFINGSTGEGVSQTTEEKKQVMEAWAAATKGDEAFKVISLVGGTALNDCEALAAFAERLGLYAVSFTAPFYFKPGDAETLAACCKKVAAAAPKTAFYYYHIPVLTGCNIPMYDLLLAINGSIPNFAGIKYTHEDFMDFLSCMYVENGRYDMLWGRDENMLSALALGSRGAVGSTYNYAAPLYHEMIAAFKTGALGKARELQQKAIDMIRLLGKYGGIATGKAYMKLVGLDCGAFRLPVKNMSAASFEAFQKEAAALGFSDFCSK, from the coding sequence ATGAATCTATCATATAAAAAACTTACGGGGCTGATAGCAGCCCCCTTTACCCCCATGAACGCCGCCGGTGAACTAAACCTGGAACTGGTGCCCGCTTACTACCGGCTCCTTAAGAACAATGGCGTATCGGGTGCATTCATCAATGGTTCCACAGGCGAAGGCGTTTCTCAAACCACAGAGGAAAAAAAGCAGGTTATGGAAGCCTGGGCTGCCGCCACCAAAGGCGATGAGGCTTTTAAAGTAATCAGCCTCGTAGGAGGCACTGCTCTTAACGATTGTGAAGCGTTGGCCGCATTTGCGGAACGCCTTGGGCTCTACGCCGTTTCCTTTACCGCCCCTTTTTATTTCAAACCGGGCGATGCAGAGACACTGGCAGCCTGCTGCAAAAAGGTTGCTGCCGCAGCACCCAAAACGGCTTTTTACTATTATCATATTCCGGTACTTACGGGGTGCAATATCCCGATGTATGATCTGCTGCTTGCCATAAATGGTTCCATTCCCAACTTCGCCGGTATCAAATACACCCATGAAGATTTTATGGATTTTCTTTCCTGTATGTATGTTGAGAACGGCCGGTATGACATGCTTTGGGGCAGAGACGAGAATATGCTCTCTGCATTGGCTTTAGGCAGCCGTGGTGCCGTGGGCAGCACCTATAACTATGCAGCCCCGCTGTATCATGAGATGATAGCAGCCTTTAAAACAGGAGCGTTGGGTAAGGCCAGGGAGCTGCAGCAAAAAGCAATTGATATGATCCGGCTACTGGGCAAATACGGCGGTATTGCTACCGGCAAGGCTTATATGAAACTGGTAGGACTAGACTGCGGGGCCTTTCGTTTGCCGGTTAAAAACATGAGCGCTGCATCCTTTGAAGCCTTTCAAAAAGAGGCGGCCGCGTTAGGGTTTTCGGATTTCTGCTCCAAATAA
- the nanU gene encoding SusD family outer membrane lipoprotein NanU → MKKNFFSIIGACIILISFNACNKNLELSPVSSYSDASFWKSPEQVDVFVTGIHINLRATTTQLVTLGEMRADIFGTDPGSGAAFTGESSQGLERLWTNNLDLDNSGVSGYGNFYYNINQLNLLINKIETVSSMVPATKAYYLGIAYGMRAFYYFHLLRTWGKVIIQTEPTVNIDISALAKPASGTDSVMALIKSDIESSLSSYGTDYSFKNDKGLWSKAATQMLKAEVYLWTSYRGGGAADATTAKNALLDIQTNIPSLALQSNYANVFAPSNKANSEIIFVLKNKLDEAQLPFANSFFPQSGLLANFYDSLGNRKFNVTTDNWGGLLRVPTKIATYRAFSNLDSRKWASIQGAYNRVGSVYQLAGAFVNKYQGEQSAGVRQFTNDFPIYRYADLLLLLAEAKLALGENPANEINAVRSRAFGTNYNAGTMGYPNQPIDATPKEAILQERFYEFILEGKRWYDLRRMGDPYVYAHTNILPGDSYKLLWPIDRNTLTNNRLLTQTPGYSQY, encoded by the coding sequence ATGAAAAAAAATTTCTTCTCCATAATAGGCGCCTGCATTATTCTAATTTCCTTCAATGCATGCAATAAAAACCTCGAGCTTTCGCCCGTGAGTTCCTATAGCGATGCCAGCTTCTGGAAATCGCCTGAGCAGGTAGATGTATTCGTTACCGGCATTCATATAAATCTGCGCGCCACAACTACCCAATTGGTCACTCTGGGAGAAATGCGGGCCGATATATTTGGAACCGATCCGGGTTCCGGTGCCGCCTTCACGGGTGAGTCGTCCCAGGGCCTGGAGCGACTCTGGACCAACAACCTGGACCTGGATAATTCAGGCGTCTCAGGGTACGGCAACTTTTACTACAATATCAATCAGCTCAATTTGCTGATCAATAAAATAGAAACCGTTTCCTCAATGGTCCCTGCCACAAAGGCCTACTATCTTGGTATCGCATACGGGATGCGGGCTTTTTATTACTTTCATCTTTTGCGCACCTGGGGCAAAGTAATTATTCAGACGGAGCCGACGGTAAATATCGATATCAGTGCATTAGCGAAACCCGCCTCCGGCACGGATTCGGTAATGGCCTTGATAAAGTCAGATATCGAAAGTTCACTATCCAGTTACGGAACAGACTATTCCTTCAAAAATGATAAAGGGCTGTGGTCTAAGGCGGCCACCCAGATGTTAAAAGCGGAAGTATATTTATGGACCAGTTACCGCGGGGGCGGAGCTGCTGATGCCACTACTGCAAAAAATGCGTTGCTGGATATCCAGACGAACATTCCCTCACTGGCTTTACAATCAAATTATGCAAATGTATTCGCCCCATCTAACAAAGCCAATAGCGAAATCATCTTTGTATTAAAAAACAAACTGGATGAAGCACAGCTTCCCTTTGCCAACAGCTTTTTTCCCCAATCAGGTCTGCTGGCCAATTTTTACGACTCATTGGGCAACCGGAAATTTAATGTAACAACAGACAACTGGGGAGGACTGCTCCGGGTTCCCACCAAAATCGCTACCTACCGCGCCTTCAGTAATCTGGACTCCAGGAAATGGGCCAGCATACAAGGCGCTTATAACCGGGTTGGAAGCGTTTATCAACTGGCAGGCGCCTTTGTTAACAAATACCAGGGCGAACAGAGTGCCGGTGTGCGTCAGTTCACTAATGACTTCCCGATTTACCGCTATGCTGATTTATTGTTATTGCTGGCCGAAGCGAAACTTGCGTTAGGAGAAAATCCGGCCAACGAAATAAATGCAGTAAGGAGCAGAGCCTTTGGCACCAATTATAATGCAGGCACGATGGGCTACCCCAATCAGCCCATAGATGCTACTCCCAAAGAAGCTATTCTTCAGGAGCGCTTTTATGAATTTATCCTGGAAGGGAAAAGATGGTATGACCTCAGAAGAATGGGCGATCCATACGTATATGCGCACACAAATATATTGCCCGGCGACTCCTACAAATTACTCTGGCCAATTGACAGAAATACGCTAACCAACAACAGGCTCCTGACGCAAACCCCCGGTTACAGCCAATATTAA
- a CDS encoding SusC/RagA family TonB-linked outer membrane protein, protein MFFITFTVINAFAQSRSVTGKVLDEATNLPLAGATVSVKGMKRATVTNAAGAFEITAEQNQILEVSYAGYAPSEWRVSGTTAPTITLSPGAASKMDEVVVVGYGTQSRRNVTSAISKLDNKVLQTAPRSNIASALQGTVPGLQVVNATGQPGATPMVMLRGGASINSPGSPLVVVDGVIRDYNDIPAQNIESIELLKDAAATAIYGARANNGVILITTKQGKTGRAEVTYKYTGGYNKRRDLYNYMNAKDFIYYNRLGNLNSGRTLTQANQSRGYGLFTDSANLSSFDIRQYNSSTASLLAKGWDTVGDPYGGTIIFKDHSGEIEDIVFRNTHTNDHYINVMAGNDRGKFFAAFDYYNEDGIIVGSDYKRYSLDLNGSYKIKPNLEVTTGSTFSTSSQYGAIAGDVNTLYRSMAIWPTFNPWIDSAKTLPNPGNSASDGNPLYWLQKSVRNNQVTRITANAAVKWDIIKDLYLKVSGSGYLYQSLNEGFTKATQTYANIFLPTPTYSSTARPSYANQSNYFQQQYNALLNYNKTFGKHTVNPMLGAEYYGIRNFDMQVSGTKSPTDDITTVNAATAFAAGPNYTTRSEYRVISAFGRLNYDYANKYLLQLVFRQDGVSSLAEGHQFGFFPGMSAGWNLHNESFFANSGLSKVISTFKPRFSYGINGNVAGLGRYEVQGVYSSQGLYNGNAGFSYTGLVNNDLRWEKSKTADVGFDMGLFKNRVNLLFDYYVRNTSDLLTQLNLPSYTGFNSFRTNLGQFQNRGYEFSLTANVLNSPSGLKVDVGANASFVKNKIIKLPYNGNANNRQGGMQVYDPVSKQVIWVGGYQEGGTLGEIYAFKQVSIFKDANEITQVANNRKDLIAGISGPGVNYGTGKITPGDVNWLDVDKNDTIDSRDQVRIGNIYPKWTGGFWASANYKGFSIYSRFEFALGHTIYNDLVARTLGNYQGTFNYFDLQKQAWSPTNTSTDIPKVYYADQVAAPTGKKNYTRSNNANVALNSNNSRFYEKGDYLALREITLSYDFNQSLLSKTHFFTAGRIFLSGNNLVYFTKFTGPSPEPPVTPGTNTITGVYTGTYPTPKSYTFGIQLTF, encoded by the coding sequence TTGTTTTTTATCACATTTACCGTCATCAATGCTTTTGCCCAGTCCCGCTCCGTAACAGGCAAAGTTTTAGATGAGGCCACTAATTTGCCGCTGGCAGGTGCAACCGTTTCGGTTAAAGGGATGAAACGGGCAACCGTAACCAATGCAGCGGGAGCATTTGAAATCACTGCCGAGCAAAATCAAATCCTGGAAGTGAGTTATGCCGGGTATGCCCCATCAGAATGGCGGGTTTCCGGGACCACAGCTCCCACCATCACCTTAAGCCCCGGTGCCGCATCAAAGATGGATGAAGTGGTGGTAGTGGGTTATGGCACCCAAAGCAGAAGAAATGTGACCAGCGCCATCTCCAAACTGGATAACAAAGTGCTGCAAACAGCGCCCCGCTCCAACATAGCCAGCGCTCTGCAGGGAACGGTTCCGGGGCTACAGGTAGTGAATGCCACCGGGCAACCCGGCGCAACCCCGATGGTGATGCTGCGCGGCGGCGCTTCTATTAATAGCCCCGGAAGCCCCCTGGTGGTAGTGGATGGTGTTATCCGGGATTATAATGACATTCCTGCCCAGAACATTGAATCCATTGAATTATTGAAAGATGCCGCCGCAACGGCTATTTATGGAGCCCGGGCCAACAATGGAGTGATCCTGATCACCACCAAACAGGGAAAGACGGGAAGAGCCGAGGTTACGTATAAATATACCGGCGGGTATAATAAACGCCGCGACTTATATAATTATATGAATGCAAAAGATTTTATTTATTACAACCGCCTGGGCAACCTGAATTCCGGCAGAACATTGACGCAGGCTAATCAAAGCAGGGGCTATGGTTTGTTTACCGATAGTGCCAACCTGTCTTCATTTGACATACGCCAGTATAATTCAAGCACTGCTTCTCTCCTCGCCAAAGGTTGGGATACCGTTGGCGACCCCTATGGCGGAACCATTATTTTTAAAGACCATTCCGGTGAAATAGAAGATATTGTTTTCCGGAATACCCATACCAACGATCATTATATTAATGTAATGGCCGGTAATGACCGCGGCAAATTTTTTGCGGCCTTCGATTATTATAATGAGGATGGGATCATTGTTGGATCTGATTATAAAAGATACTCTTTGGATCTGAACGGTTCCTACAAGATCAAACCTAACCTGGAAGTGACTACCGGTTCTACTTTTTCAACCTCCTCCCAGTATGGAGCTATTGCGGGCGATGTAAATACCTTATATAGAAGTATGGCCATCTGGCCTACTTTTAACCCCTGGATCGATAGTGCCAAAACATTGCCGAACCCGGGCAACAGCGCATCGGATGGCAACCCGCTTTACTGGCTGCAGAAAAGCGTCCGCAACAACCAGGTAACGCGGATCACCGCCAATGCCGCCGTTAAATGGGACATCATTAAGGACCTGTATCTTAAAGTAAGCGGATCGGGCTATTTATATCAATCGTTAAATGAAGGCTTTACCAAAGCCACTCAAACCTACGCAAATATTTTTCTGCCTACTCCAACGTACAGCAGCACCGCCCGGCCTTCTTATGCTAACCAATCCAATTATTTTCAGCAACAATATAATGCGTTGCTCAACTATAATAAAACATTTGGCAAACATACCGTCAATCCTATGCTGGGCGCCGAATATTACGGAATCCGGAATTTTGACATGCAGGTATCCGGAACAAAATCGCCTACAGACGATATAACAACCGTAAATGCGGCAACGGCTTTCGCCGCCGGCCCCAACTATACCACCCGGTCGGAGTACAGAGTTATCTCCGCCTTTGGCCGTCTGAATTATGACTATGCCAACAAGTATCTGTTACAGCTCGTTTTTCGCCAGGATGGCGTTTCCAGTCTTGCGGAAGGGCATCAGTTCGGTTTTTTCCCCGGTATGTCTGCGGGATGGAACCTTCATAACGAATCCTTTTTTGCAAACAGTGGCCTGTCCAAAGTTATTTCCACCTTTAAACCGCGCTTTAGCTATGGTATCAACGGGAACGTTGCAGGTTTAGGTCGCTACGAAGTGCAGGGGGTTTACAGCTCTCAGGGGCTTTATAACGGTAATGCGGGCTTCTCCTACACCGGATTAGTAAACAATGATCTTCGCTGGGAGAAAAGTAAAACCGCTGATGTCGGGTTTGACATGGGGCTTTTCAAAAACCGGGTGAATCTCCTGTTTGATTATTATGTACGTAACACCAGCGACCTGCTAACGCAGCTTAACCTGCCCAGCTATACCGGCTTTAATAGTTTCAGAACCAACTTAGGCCAGTTCCAGAACAGGGGATATGAATTTTCGCTGACAGCCAATGTACTGAACAGCCCCAGTGGTTTAAAGGTTGATGTAGGCGCCAACGCCTCCTTTGTAAAAAATAAAATCATAAAATTACCCTATAACGGAAACGCGAACAATCGCCAGGGGGGCATGCAGGTTTATGACCCCGTTTCAAAACAGGTTATCTGGGTGGGTGGCTACCAGGAAGGCGGAACCCTGGGAGAGATTTATGCCTTTAAACAAGTGTCCATTTTTAAAGATGCGAACGAGATCACGCAGGTGGCAAACAACAGGAAAGATCTGATTGCCGGCATCAGCGGTCCTGGTGTTAACTATGGCACCGGCAAAATTACACCCGGCGACGTTAACTGGCTAGACGTTGACAAAAACGACACTATCGACTCCCGCGATCAGGTGCGTATCGGGAATATTTATCCTAAATGGACCGGCGGCTTCTGGGCCTCCGCGAACTACAAAGGATTCTCCATCTACAGCAGGTTCGAGTTTGCCCTGGGACACACCATTTATAATGACCTAGTAGCGCGTACCCTTGGAAATTACCAGGGAACATTCAACTACTTTGATCTGCAAAAACAGGCATGGTCGCCAACAAATACTTCAACAGATATCCCAAAAGTATATTATGCCGACCAGGTGGCGGCACCCACAGGAAAGAAAAATTACACCAGGAGCAACAATGCCAATGTAGCCTTAAACAGCAACAACTCCCGTTTTTACGAAAAAGGAGATTACCTGGCCTTAAGAGAGATTACCCTGTCTTATGATTTTAACCAGTCCCTGTTGTCTAAAACTCATTTTTTCACCGCCGGCAGAATATTTTTATCGGGAAACAACCTTGTGTATTTCACTAAATTTACAGGGCCATCGCCTGAGCCTCCGGTTACTCCCGGAACCAATACCATCACAGGGGTCTACACCGGCACCTACCCCACTCCCAAATCCTATACGTTTGGCATTCAGTTAACATTCTAA
- a CDS encoding FadR/GntR family transcriptional regulator, with translation MDNVFKSIENFSLVDRVEANIIDLLHHRKLKVGDSIPKEVDLATSLGVSRTVIREALMRLRIMGLIDTRKKKGAVITSPDLFSNLAKSLNPYVLSDDTLKEIFEIRLVLEIGMADLLFRRITEEDIKELKQIVKNEPSSTKSFMFNASYEIAFHGKLYAISQNETLKRFQNLLLPVFDYVQKSSLVNQNVSPKKFVSHKQLISILEKGTPEEFRNGMRSHLENHFNRLMD, from the coding sequence GTGGATAACGTTTTTAAATCAATTGAAAATTTCAGCCTGGTGGACCGGGTGGAAGCCAATATTATCGATTTGTTACATCACCGGAAATTAAAAGTAGGCGACAGTATTCCGAAAGAAGTAGACCTGGCTACCAGCCTGGGCGTCAGCCGGACTGTTATTCGGGAAGCGCTGATGCGGTTACGGATTATGGGGCTGATTGACACCCGGAAGAAGAAGGGCGCCGTTATCACCAGCCCGGATTTATTCAGCAACCTTGCCAAAAGCCTCAATCCCTACGTATTAAGCGATGATACGCTAAAGGAAATTTTTGAGATCCGGTTGGTGCTCGAGATCGGTATGGCCGACCTGTTATTCCGGAGAATCACAGAAGAGGATATTAAAGAGCTGAAGCAGATCGTTAAAAATGAGCCTTCGTCAACAAAGAGTTTTATGTTCAATGCTTCTTATGAAATTGCGTTCCATGGAAAGCTGTATGCCATTTCTCAGAATGAAACCTTGAAGCGTTTTCAAAACCTGTTGCTTCCGGTTTTTGATTATGTTCAAAAAAGCTCTTTGGTGAACCAGAATGTAAGCCCCAAGAAGTTTGTTTCACATAAGCAACTTATCTCCATTCTGGAAAAAGGCACTCCCGAAGAATTCCGGAACGGCATGCGCAGTCATTTAGAAAATCATTTTAACCGGCTGATGGATTAG
- a CDS encoding sialidase family protein encodes MKALQLLLFIFLSFFISVSVCGQVQPAFDKHTGSIIDNHTWIPREAQPLQKLPNAGPYIQLHNGILLTVDSSSCFTSSDKGKTWKQTGIFANSSSFKIGGEHVLLETSRGMLILAFSNLREASHLIWDSVAFDFKEAILPTYVTRSLDGGRTWETPQKLHNSWTGANRSIIETRSGAVVFTSMMMRHNPCHHTVLTYTSFNDGKDWTRSNIIDLGGRGDHSGVTESCIVQLNDGRLWQLIRTNWGCLWQAYSKDEGLTWTDISTSTIDASSAPAMVKRLSSGRLILLWNRRFPSGGNTYPMRGGNGSRFSEVAVINHREELSVSLSDDDGKSWSVPKVIAKNLQYPNQDKMASWIAYPFVLEPEPGLLWITTMQGGLKISIKESDCSNRGKAPFGRY; translated from the coding sequence ATGAAGGCTTTGCAACTGCTGCTGTTTATATTTTTGAGCTTTTTTATTTCTGTATCTGTATGCGGGCAGGTGCAACCTGCATTTGACAAACACACCGGGAGTATTATTGATAACCATACCTGGATTCCACGGGAGGCCCAACCGTTGCAAAAGCTTCCCAATGCAGGGCCTTATATCCAATTGCACAATGGCATTTTGCTGACGGTTGACAGCTCTTCTTGTTTTACCAGTTCCGACAAAGGAAAAACATGGAAGCAAACAGGTATTTTCGCCAATTCCTCCTCTTTCAAAATAGGGGGAGAACATGTACTGCTGGAAACCAGCCGGGGCATGCTGATCCTTGCTTTCAGCAATTTACGGGAAGCGTCCCATTTAATATGGGATAGCGTTGCATTTGATTTCAAGGAAGCTATTTTGCCTACCTATGTCACCAGGAGCCTCGATGGAGGCCGTACCTGGGAAACGCCCCAAAAGCTGCACAACTCCTGGACAGGAGCCAACCGTTCGATCATAGAAACAAGAAGTGGCGCAGTGGTATTTACGAGCATGATGATGCGCCATAACCCTTGCCACCACACGGTGCTGACGTACACTTCTTTTAACGATGGAAAGGACTGGACCCGTTCCAATATCATTGACCTGGGTGGCCGGGGAGACCACAGCGGCGTCACCGAATCCTGTATCGTTCAATTAAACGATGGGCGGCTCTGGCAGCTTATTCGCACTAACTGGGGATGTTTATGGCAGGCCTATTCGAAAGATGAGGGGCTAACCTGGACCGATATCAGTACGAGTACGATTGATGCCAGCTCCGCACCCGCAATGGTAAAACGTTTATCCAGCGGGCGTTTGATACTTTTATGGAACAGAAGATTTCCTTCGGGGGGAAACACCTACCCGATGCGGGGCGGTAACGGCAGCCGGTTCAGTGAAGTTGCCGTAATCAATCACAGAGAAGAATTATCAGTATCCCTTTCAGATGATGATGGGAAAAGCTGGAGTGTTCCTAAAGTCATAGCCAAAAACCTGCAATATCCCAACCAGGATAAAATGGCCTCCTGGATTGCCTACCCTTTCGTGTTGGAACCTGAGCCCGGCCTCCTTTGGATCACTACGATGCAGGGCGGATTGAAAATCAGCATTAAAGAATCTGATTGCAGCAACCGGGGGAAAGCGCCTTTTGGGAGATACTAA
- a CDS encoding FadR/GntR family transcriptional regulator encodes MSDIFIISFFYICAMPLHKLRPVENLTQVDKIEMSLQEFLKAENYQPGDPLPKEIELAKAMGVSRTAIREALSRFRTLGIIESRKNRGMILAKPDLFVNMERVLDPQLLDDETLNELFEMRLVIEVGLGDLLFRSRQQADFKQLEAIIEKEKKAKSSIERLKCDMEFHSALYRLSGNDTIARFQKILLPIFEHVYLKLKDASMPYPSNLADEKKPVTHQDLLKTLKRGTLEQFRRQMRQHLLVYFKKLNS; translated from the coding sequence ATGTCAGACATATTTATTATTTCCTTTTTCTATATTTGCGCTATGCCGCTACACAAATTAAGACCCGTAGAGAATTTAACGCAGGTTGATAAGATTGAAATGAGTTTGCAGGAATTTCTGAAAGCCGAGAATTATCAGCCGGGAGACCCCCTGCCCAAAGAAATTGAATTAGCAAAAGCAATGGGCGTAAGCCGTACAGCGATCCGTGAAGCACTCTCCCGCTTCCGGACACTGGGGATCATCGAATCACGAAAAAACCGGGGCATGATCCTTGCCAAACCCGACCTGTTTGTAAATATGGAGCGGGTATTGGATCCGCAGTTACTGGACGATGAAACGCTGAATGAATTATTTGAAATGCGCCTGGTTATTGAAGTAGGCCTGGGCGACCTGTTATTCCGGAGCCGCCAACAGGCCGATTTCAAACAACTGGAAGCTATTATTGAAAAAGAAAAAAAAGCGAAATCCAGCATTGAGAGACTGAAATGCGATATGGAGTTTCATTCCGCCTTATACCGGCTTTCCGGCAATGATACCATCGCGCGTTTCCAGAAAATATTATTGCCCATATTTGAGCATGTTTATTTAAAACTGAAAGATGCCTCTATGCCCTACCCCAGCAACCTTGCAGACGAAAAGAAACCTGTTACGCACCAGGACCTGCTCAAAACCCTGAAGCGCGGTACGCTGGAGCAATTCAGAAGACAAATGCGACAGCACCTCCTTGTATATTTCAAAAAATTAAATTCTTAA
- a CDS encoding dihydrodipicolinate synthase family protein, translated as MNFQFSGLWSAMFTPTDATGAPEMEQLERLTELLITQGQDGLYILGSTGQGVLFTEEQRKAVLKKVTQVVAGRLPVMVQVGALTTAESVRLAQHAATHGADAISSVGPIYFTGSAENALQHYNAIARATALPFFPYQLGSNTMGDISVFIDKLLSIPNVAGMKLTTGQLMEISSIHLKAGERLRLFSGADELMCHASLCGAVGAIGSFYNLWGQACQKVLQSFKNGNYELGKSFMLEFQKTILYVLPNIWTFFRKAMHLKYGIDIGPAKAPLGTSQKEWSDEEVLAISNKIESVAGLVTV; from the coding sequence ATGAATTTTCAGTTTAGCGGCTTATGGTCGGCCATGTTTACGCCAACGGACGCAACCGGCGCACCCGAAATGGAACAGTTGGAACGGTTAACGGAATTGTTAATAACGCAGGGGCAGGACGGTCTTTATATCCTGGGTTCCACTGGGCAGGGTGTATTATTTACGGAAGAGCAGCGGAAAGCCGTGCTGAAGAAAGTAACGCAGGTGGTGGCGGGCCGTTTGCCGGTAATGGTTCAGGTAGGTGCGCTTACTACTGCCGAGTCTGTAAGGCTTGCGCAGCACGCTGCCACGCATGGAGCAGACGCAATTTCCTCGGTAGGCCCTATTTACTTTACAGGTTCTGCCGAAAACGCATTACAGCACTACAATGCTATCGCCCGTGCAACAGCGCTTCCTTTTTTCCCTTATCAGTTAGGCAGCAATACCATGGGGGATATTTCTGTTTTTATTGATAAGTTATTATCGATCCCCAATGTAGCCGGGATGAAGCTGACTACCGGGCAGCTCATGGAAATCAGTTCCATCCACCTGAAAGCAGGGGAACGTCTGCGGCTGTTCAGCGGAGCAGATGAGCTGATGTGCCATGCAAGCCTTTGTGGCGCCGTGGGAGCCATAGGGTCCTTTTATAATTTATGGGGACAAGCCTGCCAAAAAGTGTTGCAGTCCTTTAAGAACGGGAATTATGAGCTGGGTAAATCATTCATGCTGGAATTTCAAAAAACTATTTTATACGTGCTGCCCAATATATGGACTTTTTTCAGGAAGGCGATGCATCTGAAATATGGAATTGATATTGGCCCTGCCAAAGCGCCGCTGGGAACCAGTCAGAAGGAATGGAGCGATGAAGAGGTACTTGCGATTTCAAATAAAATAGAATCGGTTGCCGGGCTGGTAACGGTTTAA
- a CDS encoding sialidase family protein, whose translation MLLPVASSAQKATPAVNEVIHHVVLQLPPGPDNPRNSEGSFVTLKDGRILFVYSHYTGNNSGDHAPAYLAGRYSSDGGKTWTAQDVKIIDREGGMNVMSVSLLRLRNGTIALFYLRKNSTVDCIPVVRFSNDEAKTWSAPVDCITDQQGYFVLNNDRVIQLSDGRLLLAVAKHSSPADTKWQEKGALFAYYSDDNGKTWTAGKQVPTPATIITQEPGLVALKDGRILMYIRASGGSQYASYSKDRGATWSDALPFTLKSPIAPATIERIPSTGDLLAVWNNNDGSIATIKGKRTPLTVAISKDDGISWIHIKNLEADPDGWYCYTAIHFYKNSVLLSYCAGSQQAKTYLSVTDISRIVLTDLYK comes from the coding sequence ATGCTATTGCCCGTCGCCTCTTCTGCGCAAAAGGCAACGCCGGCAGTTAATGAAGTGATCCATCATGTGGTGTTGCAGCTCCCTCCGGGGCCCGATAATCCACGCAATAGTGAGGGCTCTTTTGTAACCCTGAAAGATGGACGCATTTTATTTGTGTACTCCCACTATACGGGGAATAATTCGGGCGATCATGCTCCTGCTTACCTGGCGGGCAGGTATTCTTCAGACGGGGGAAAAACATGGACCGCGCAGGATGTGAAAATTATAGACCGCGAAGGCGGCATGAATGTAATGTCTGTTTCACTGCTGCGTTTGCGCAACGGAACGATCGCTTTGTTTTATTTAAGAAAGAATTCCACCGTCGATTGCATTCCCGTGGTCCGGTTTTCGAACGACGAGGCAAAGACATGGAGCGCACCGGTGGATTGTATCACCGATCAGCAGGGCTATTTTGTGTTGAACAACGACCGGGTGATTCAACTGTCTGACGGAAGGCTATTACTGGCCGTTGCAAAACATTCCAGTCCGGCTGACACAAAATGGCAGGAGAAAGGCGCTTTGTTTGCTTATTATTCTGATGATAACGGTAAGACCTGGACGGCCGGAAAACAAGTGCCAACACCGGCAACTATTATTACACAAGAACCGGGGTTGGTTGCCCTGAAGGATGGGCGGATACTGATGTATATAAGGGCCAGTGGCGGTTCGCAGTATGCGTCCTACTCAAAAGATCGCGGGGCTACCTGGAGCGATGCACTTCCATTTACGTTGAAATCGCCGATCGCCCCGGCCACTATCGAACGCATTCCCTCCACAGGAGACCTGCTTGCTGTCTGGAACAACAACGACGGCTCCATTGCTACCATCAAAGGAAAGCGAACGCCTTTAACGGTGGCTATTTCAAAAGATGATGGAATATCCTGGATCCATATTAAAAACCTGGAAGCAGATCCGGATGGCTGGTACTGCTATACGGCCATTCATTTTTATAAGAACAGTGTATTGCTTTCGTATTGCGCAGGCAGTCAGCAGGCAAAAACATATTTATCTGTTACGGATATCTCCCGTATCGTATTAACCGATTTGTATAAATAG